The genomic DNA GAAAAGACATCCTGTACGCCCCATTGAGCTATGAATGAATTTTCTTTTTTTACTACTACGTCAACTGCTGCACCGATTAAAGCCGGGGGTGCTAAGTCGAAGATTTTATTTAAAATTGAGCAAATACTTGCCAGCCAAATTTGCACGCGATAACGTCGTCCATATTTCAGCAGGCGATTGAGAGGAGGTTTAGATTTAGGTAGATTGGGTGACAATTTAGGATTGAGGTAAGTGGGTAAATTTCAGATTTTGTACTACTTTTTATCACCCGCCAGGGAATTTATTCCCTGGTTAATAGCGAAAGTCGGTTAAAACTTAGATTTTATACTATTGTCAGTAAAGGACTCAATCGCTGTGTGGGGGCGGGTTTTTTAGCCTTTGCAGTACCGTTAAAGCTGTTGGCGAACCCGCCCCTACAGGTTTTTGCGAATGGTACAAGAGCTGAATTTTAACCTACTTTCGCTATTAAGCGGGGACTTTCTTCCCCGATCGCCTAACGGGTAGATTAAGAGTCAACAACTACTTTGATTTTGACGTACCTAGAGCGTCTTTAATTACGCTTTAAATGTCAACACTGGTTGCATTATAGCCACGATGTCAACCATTTTAGCTTCAACTTGAGCGTCGATCGCTGGTTGAATTGGTTTGTAAGCGGCTGGGGCTTCTTCAATTCTACGCTCCTGGCGTAAAGTAATGCAATCCACCCCAGTTAAACCCAATTTTTCTTCTGTTTTGTCGGCCCCTTGGCGGGTGAGATCGAAGCGCGATCGCGCTCTACCTGCACCGTGAGATGCTGAATTGAGAAATTGGGGGTTTCCCAGGCCAACCAGCAGGTAAGACGGCGCACCCATCGAACCGGGGACGATCGCAGGCTGTCCAGAATGTGCGGGACAAGCGCCTTTGCGCGTTACCCAACCGGCACCTTCAACTAAGGTGATATTGTGCGGCAAATCGTAGACTAAAGGGGCCTCGATATCGCCATAAACTTGTCGCAGGCGCAAACGTAGCAATTCTGCTAACAGCAGGCGGTTGAGAAAACCATAGTTAGCGGCGGTTGCTTGTGCTTGTAGGTAGTCTGCAACGAGGTTGGGGGTGTCGTGGGCTGAAAGGGGGAAAAGCCGAGATTCGGGGGTTTTGAGGTGCTTTGGCCACGCTTCCTGTGCGCGATCGCGCCACATTCCGCCGATGTATTTGCCGACATTGCGCGATCCTGAGTGAATCATAAAGGCGAGTTGACCCGATCGCACTCCCCAATTGTAAGCATAAGCCTTGTCTACAACTTCCTCAACTACCTGAATTTCCACAAAATGATTACCACCGCCAATGGTTGCAAGTCCGCCGTCGCGCACGATTCCACTGCTGGGTACGAGTTCGGCGGGGGCCCATTTTACATCCCCATTCATGGAACCGCCTAAGTAGACGCGATCGCACTCCTTGGCTAACTGCGTCCAGTCGGAATCGATCGCACTGCCAGTTGCCTTGTCCAGCATACCATCCAGCCATCCGGGAATGCCGTATTGGAACATAGAACGAGCGGTTTTGGCTGTCATCGCCACATCGCGAGTACCAAAAAAATAGTCGCCTTTCATCAATTCCACGAAGCGATCGCGCTGGGCGAGGAAGCGATCGATCGTCAAGTCAGCAACGTGCAACCGCATCCCGCAGTTGATGTCTGAACCGACAGCAGCAGGAACGATAATTCCTTGTGTTTCCACAACAGAACCGATCGCAACTCCTGCATCACCTGGATGAAAATCTGGAGTCGCGATCGCGCAGCAAACACAACCACCTTTGGGATGGCTAACTTGAGCTAAATTCGCCAATTGTTTAAACGCTTTTGCTTCCACTGGGAAACCCTCTGGGAGCAAAATTTCTGCTGTTTTAGCAGCGCGATCGTCCCCGTCAAATTTTAGGGAACTATTGAGACAAATTGAGTAAACTTTGTTGTTGTAACTGACATCCAAACCCTCACGAGCTAAAGCCCGCAGGAGCCGATTGAGATTTTTTGGCTGCTGCATAAGTAGTTTCTGGCAAGTTGCAGAGCAACCTCCATGAAGCGATGATTTTTGAAGAGTTAAAAGACTTAGGTTCAGCAGCCGCAGTCTTTTGTAAAAAAGTTGAAGGCAACTTTTTACATTACCTATATCCTGCCCTATAATTTTAGAGATGTCAACTGCATGACAAAAAAGTTAAAATAACATTAACACTTCGCTGTAAACTTAAACTATTATGACTACTTTAATTTCCCAAGTCCGCCAAGGCGCGATCGCTAACAAGTTACCCAAATGGATACCCGCCACTTGGGAGGATTACTTGGTATATCGCGACGATCCTACCCTTGAGAGAGTCAGACTGTTTTTTAATGGTAACTACCTTTTTGTTGATGATATGAGTGGCGAAGGAATTAATCATGCTAGCATCAATAACCTATTCACGATGCTATTTTTTATCTGGTTTAGTCGCCAAGTAGTACAAACAGCTAGCTCTCTGGGAGGCTGTTTAATCGAAAAGCCAAACACGCAAGCCGCCTCACCAGATTTAGTTTTATACATTGGTGAAGGTGTGCCCCAATGGCAAGAAGGAGAACCGCGATTAATTAATTTGAATCAATGGCGAGTTCCCGATTTAGTAGGGGAAGTTGGAGATACTACTCTAGCCACAGATTTAGATGAAAAAAAGAAACTTTATGCGGATTTAGGTATCCCTGAATATTGGGCAATTGATGTTAAGGGAAAACGAGTCTTCGCCTTCCGTTTACAGTCAAGTGGAATTTACGAACAAATACAAGAATCTGTAGCTTTATCGGGCTTACCAATTGCTTTGCTAGAAGAAACTTTAGAGCGTTTAAATCAAGGGACTAATATTAGTGCGGCTAATTGGTTTGCACAAGCGATCGCGACCATGAGTGCTGAGTAAGTAGAAGGAAGAAGGAAGAATATTTATAAAGTCAGCTTTTTAGCCATCCTTATCTTATGTTTATTAGGTGGATTTACTTAACTGACATCAATCTGTGTGTCAGAGTGAAAATGCGATTTTTACCTCAAATCGGATATTTCTTACAAAACTTTATATATAGCCACCCCCAAGTTAGTTAAGACATTATGAGTTCCACCAAACTCCCTAATTCTATTTCCATCTTCCCCTCTCCCCATCTTCCCCATCTTCCACATCTTCCCCATCTTCCCCCATCTCCCCCTATCTCCCCCATCTTCCCCATCTTCCCCATCTTCCCCATCTTCCCCATCTTCCCCATCTTCCCCATCTCCCCTATCTCCCCCCTCTTCCCCATCTCCCCCATCCTCCCCTATCTCCCCCCCTCTCCCCCTCTCTTCCCCTAGCCCCTAGCCCCTAGCCCCTAGCCCCTTCTTAATCCACCACTCTCAACACCCCTCGGCGCAAACCATCAAAAACTCGGTCAATTTGTTCATGTTCCTCCATAGTCAAAGCCTCTTTAGACATCATCGCCGCCATAAACCTTCGCTGATCGGCACGAGTAATCTTGCGATTGATAAAGATGCGCTTTACCATTTCCTCAACACTGGCGCTGTTTAAATTCTCTTGAGATTGCATCCCTGTCATAACTCTCCACGGATTGACAAATCCCCATCACTTCAAAATTATGGGTATTTCCAGCAGCTTTTCTAATTCAAATCTTAATTTCTTAGATGCAATCCCGACTAGCTGCTCACTTTATCAACATATCAGAATTCTCAACCGCGCGATCGCCTTACCCTCCCAAAAAAAACGAGACTGGGAAACGCGATCGCCCCAGCCTCGTCCGGCAGGTCTTAGTTTTCAACTGTTCGTCCTTAGCAATTAGGAAATTACTAATTACTTAAGTTGTATAACAACCCCCAAGGAGTTTAAGACACTCTGAATTCCTAAACCCCTTGATTCTATTCCCTTCTTCCCCTAGCCCCTAGCCCCTAGCCCCTAGCCCCTAAATATGCGGATGGCGAGACTCGAACTCGCAAGGACAAGCCACACGCCCCTCAAACGTGCGCGTATACCAATTCCGCCACATCCGCTCTTTGAGTTTTGAGTTTTAAGTTTGGAGATTGCTTCGTACCTCGCAACACTGCGCGGTTTTGAGTTGAAGATTTTTCTTCAGACCCACCACTTGCAACCTCTACTTTTTCACTCTACTACTGCCGATTTACAATCTTAACACCAAAACCCGATAATTGTGCAACAAATTTCTTTAAACTAGATTTTGGGTAATATTCATTACCAGAATATACCGAAAAGGCTTATTCTACAGATCGCAGAGTCACAAGTACCAAAGATGGGGTTTTCCAAACTCTTAATTGCCAATCGCGGAGAAATCGCCCTCCGTATCATCCGCACCTGCGAAGAGATGGGGATTCCAACCGTCGCGGTACACTCCACCATAGATCGCCACGCCCTCCACGTCCAATTAGCGGATGAAGCCGTTTGCATCGGTGAACCCACCAGTAGCAAAAGCTATCTAAACATCCCTAACATCATCGCCGCTGCCCTCACCCGCCACGCCACAGCCATTCACCCCGGCTACGGTTTCCTAGCGGAAAATGCCAAATTTGCCGAAATTTGTGCAGATCACCAGATTACCTTCGTAGGCCCTTCCCCAGAAGCCATGCGATCGATGGGGGACAAATCCACAGCCAAAGAAACCATGCAGCGCGTCGGCGTACCCACAGTACCGGGTAGCGGCGGATTATTAAAAGACGAAACTGAAGCGATCGCGATCGCCCGTGAAATTGGCTATCCCGTAATGATCAAAGCCACAGCCGGCGGCGGTGGGCGCGGCATGAGGCTAGTTCGAGAAGAATGCGAACTGCCCAAACTTCTAGCCGCCGCCCAAGGTGAAGCTGATGCCGCCTTTGGCAACCCAGGCATTTACCTAGAAAAATTCATCGAATGCCCTCGCCATATCGAAATTCAAATCCTAGCTGACTCTCACGGTAACGTTATCCATCTCGGCGAGAGAGACTGTTCCATCCAACGGCGACATCAAAAACTCCTTGAAGAAGCCCCCAGCCCCGCCCTTACTCCCAAATTGCGAGAAAAAATGGGTCACGCCGCTGTTAAAGCTGCCAAATCCATCAACTACACTGGCGCGGGTACTGTCGAATTTCTACTTGACAAATCCGGCAAATTCTACTTCATGGAAATGAACACCCGCATCCAAGTAGAACATCCCGTTACCGAAATGATTACCGGCCTTGACCTAATCGCCGAACAAATTCGCATCGCCCAAGGTGAAAAATT from Kamptonema formosum PCC 6407 includes the following:
- a CDS encoding Uma2 family endonuclease; translated protein: MTTLISQVRQGAIANKLPKWIPATWEDYLVYRDDPTLERVRLFFNGNYLFVDDMSGEGINHASINNLFTMLFFIWFSRQVVQTASSLGGCLIEKPNTQAASPDLVLYIGEGVPQWQEGEPRLINLNQWRVPDLVGEVGDTTLATDLDEKKKLYADLGIPEYWAIDVKGKRVFAFRLQSSGIYEQIQESVALSGLPIALLEETLERLNQGTNISAANWFAQAIATMSAE
- a CDS encoding RtcB family protein codes for the protein MQQPKNLNRLLRALAREGLDVSYNNKVYSICLNSSLKFDGDDRAAKTAEILLPEGFPVEAKAFKQLANLAQVSHPKGGCVCCAIATPDFHPGDAGVAIGSVVETQGIIVPAAVGSDINCGMRLHVADLTIDRFLAQRDRFVELMKGDYFFGTRDVAMTAKTARSMFQYGIPGWLDGMLDKATGSAIDSDWTQLAKECDRVYLGGSMNGDVKWAPAELVPSSGIVRDGGLATIGGGNHFVEIQVVEEVVDKAYAYNWGVRSGQLAFMIHSGSRNVGKYIGGMWRDRAQEAWPKHLKTPESRLFPLSAHDTPNLVADYLQAQATAANYGFLNRLLLAELLRLRLRQVYGDIEAPLVYDLPHNITLVEGAGWVTRKGACPAHSGQPAIVPGSMGAPSYLLVGLGNPQFLNSASHGAGRARSRFDLTRQGADKTEEKLGLTGVDCITLRQERRIEEAPAAYKPIQPAIDAQVEAKMVDIVAIMQPVLTFKA
- the accC gene encoding acetyl-CoA carboxylase biotin carboxylase subunit; the protein is MGFSKLLIANRGEIALRIIRTCEEMGIPTVAVHSTIDRHALHVQLADEAVCIGEPTSSKSYLNIPNIIAAALTRHATAIHPGYGFLAENAKFAEICADHQITFVGPSPEAMRSMGDKSTAKETMQRVGVPTVPGSGGLLKDETEAIAIAREIGYPVMIKATAGGGGRGMRLVREECELPKLLAAAQGEADAAFGNPGIYLEKFIECPRHIEIQILADSHGNVIHLGERDCSIQRRHQKLLEEAPSPALTPKLREKMGHAAVKAAKSINYTGAGTVEFLLDKSGKFYFMEMNTRIQVEHPVTEMITGLDLIAEQIRIAQGEKLQLNQHQVVMNGHAIECRINAEDPDHNFRPHPGRISGYLPPGGPGVRMDSHVYTDYEIPPYYDSLIGKLIVWGRDRPTAIRRMKRALRECAITGVPTTIGFHQKILETPAFLAGEVYTNFVEEWMRQNKR